In Syntrophobacterales bacterium, one genomic interval encodes:
- a CDS encoding PqqD family protein has product MKRARRNFLAIAGGVAVMLPITKSPTPANVYEHLQGLWSWYETEDLLNGMPVRQSGVSLHKGDAFPVLSGPGRGLIRLNPTAVRIWEMCDGKNSPANIARTISENCDVSPGVCFKDVIIALRTFKRQGLIVMT; this is encoded by the coding sequence ATGAAAAGGGCAAGGAGAAATTTCCTGGCGATTGCGGGCGGGGTAGCCGTAATGTTGCCGATAACGAAGTCCCCGACGCCAGCAAACGTTTATGAACACCTGCAAGGGCTCTGGAGTTGGTATGAAACAGAGGATTTGTTAAACGGAATGCCCGTTAGACAAAGCGGCGTTTCACTGCACAAAGGCGACGCTTTTCCGGTTCTTTCCGGTCCCGGAAGGGGACTGATACGCCTCAATCCGACGGCTGTGCGGATATGGGAGATGTGCGACGGAAAAAACAGTCCGGCAAACATAGCCAGGACTATCAGCGAAAATTGCGATGTTTCCCCTGGCGTTTGTTTTAAGGACGTGATCATTGCGCTCAGAACTTTTAAACGACAGGGCCTGATTGTTATGACGTGA